The following proteins are co-located in the Flectobacillus major DSM 103 genome:
- a CDS encoding RHS repeat domain-containing protein, whose protein sequence is MAGLWDANNDLTNSLFSYKLTYEEDGTYYDGNIRNQYWKSNIDGIQRAYQYNYDGTSRITAAAYGSTKAGENYALNDVTYDANGNITNLSRNGWKANNTFGLIDNLNYTYNTNSNKILKVDDVSGEESSFKDVSGNDYTYWQDGSLKSDANKGITLIEYNYLKLPKKIVKGSTTILYQYDATGRKLKETIGSDITDYSANKIYKNNILYQISHDEGRIVNGEYEYNIKDHLGNLRVAFKDSLGIAKITQANAYGVWGEDLPTLKYLNTPNLNNFTYQGKELISQTGQYDFGARMYDPIIGRWGIIDPKCELMRRWSPFCAFYNNPLRFIDPDGMMPDDYFNKKGEYLGTDNASTDNVRIIDQQVWNEKKSSDEKGNDIIEHKVGEENSQKFSEANLDSKSTLSVYQHYNPTDLKLEISEQKFPNGKSAAGAALSITSVGEKVTDKHIDVFVKGNNEQGIADHANEIKNVFVHEKQHYNDFKTLGIKKYNNMATQTLEQRAVFTQINDPTFLNTRNGFQRSAKAYGSQYKLNFSITTIPPLK, encoded by the coding sequence TTGGCGGGTCTTTGGGATGCCAATAATGATTTAACCAATAGCCTATTCAGCTATAAACTTACCTACGAAGAAGACGGTACTTACTACGACGGAAATATCAGAAACCAATATTGGAAAAGCAATATCGACGGTATCCAAAGAGCCTATCAATACAACTACGACGGGACTTCTCGCATCACCGCTGCTGCTTATGGAAGTACCAAAGCTGGTGAAAACTATGCCCTAAATGACGTAACTTATGATGCCAATGGCAATATCACCAATCTATCAAGAAACGGATGGAAAGCTAACAATACCTTTGGGCTAATTGATAATCTCAATTATACTTATAATACCAACTCCAACAAAATACTAAAGGTAGATGATGTTTCAGGAGAAGAGTCAAGTTTCAAAGATGTATCAGGTAATGATTACACCTACTGGCAAGATGGCTCACTCAAAAGCGATGCCAACAAAGGCATTACGCTCATTGAATACAACTATTTAAAGTTACCTAAAAAAATCGTAAAAGGCTCAACCACGATTTTATACCAATACGATGCTACAGGTAGAAAATTAAAAGAAACGATTGGTTCAGATATTACCGATTATTCTGCCAATAAGATTTATAAAAACAATATCTTGTATCAGATTTCACATGATGAAGGACGAATTGTAAACGGTGAATATGAATACAATATCAAAGACCATCTAGGCAATCTAAGAGTAGCCTTCAAAGATTCACTAGGAATTGCCAAGATTACACAAGCTAATGCCTACGGTGTTTGGGGGGAAGATTTACCAACTTTGAAATATCTTAATACACCTAACTTAAATAATTTCACCTATCAAGGAAAGGAATTGATTAGCCAGACAGGCCAATATGACTTCGGAGCAAGAATGTATGACCCCATTATTGGACGTTGGGGTATTATAGACCCTAAATGTGAGTTAATGAGACGTTGGTCGCCATTTTGTGCGTTTTACAATAATCCGCTCAGATTTATTGACCCCGATGGGATGATGCCAGATGATTATTTTAATAAAAAAGGAGAATATTTAGGTACAGATAATGCTTCAACAGACAATGTTAGAATTATTGATCAACAAGTTTGGAATGAAAAAAAATCTTCGGATGAAAAAGGTAATGACATAATTGAGCATAAAGTGGGAGAAGAGAATTCGCAAAAATTCTCTGAGGCAAATCTTGATTCAAAATCGACATTAAGTGTATATCAACATTACAATCCAACAGATTTAAAATTAGAAATTTCTGAACAAAAATTCCCCAATGGTAAATCGGCTGCAGGAGCAGCATTGTCAATAACATCGGTAGGTGAAAAAGTAACGGATAAACATATTGATGTTTTTGTAAAGGGAAATAATGAACAAGGTATTGCTGATCATGCTAATGAGATTAAGAATGTTTTTGTACATGAGAAACAGCACTATAATGATTTTAAAACTTTGGGAATAAAAAAATATAATAATATGGCTACCCAAACACTTGAACAAAGAGCTGTTTTCACACAAATCAATGACCCTACATTTTTAAATACGCGAAACGGATTTCAACGCTCAGCAAAAGCATATGGTAGTCAATATAAACTTAATTTCAGTATAACAACAATACCCCCTTTAAAATGA
- a CDS encoding DUF4348 domain-containing protein yields the protein MKKTLEHSYCFIRIFFLICVLSQVTYLNCTADTKNQQEGQQLAIVEENFNDFYKKFYSDSLFQVSRVVFPLKGFNSDEYDEELGDKNPPYFWKKQGWHFLTTLEKYYLKIDKKDWVEEYKKVIKHNKDSTVLEKIYIVDSGYIIERKFKKIKGKWFLIFYSYKNF from the coding sequence ATGAAAAAAACGCTTGAACATTCGTATTGTTTTATAAGAATATTTTTTTTGATTTGCGTTCTGAGTCAAGTCACATATTTGAACTGTACTGCTGATACTAAAAATCAACAAGAGGGACAGCAGTTAGCCATTGTAGAGGAAAATTTTAATGACTTTTATAAAAAATTTTATAGTGATAGCCTTTTTCAAGTGTCAAGAGTTGTTTTTCCTTTAAAGGGTTTTAATTCTGATGAATATGATGAAGAATTAGGAGATAAAAATCCGCCCTATTTTTGGAAAAAGCAAGGTTGGCATTTTTTAACTACTCTTGAAAAATATTACTTAAAAATTGATAAGAAAGATTGGGTAGAAGAATATAAAAAAGTTATTAAACATAATAAAGATTCAACAGTTTTAGAAAAAATATATATTGTCGATTCTGGATACATTATAGAACGAAAATTTAAGAAAATTAAAGGGAAATGGTTTTTAATATTTTATAGTTATAAAAATTTTTAA
- a CDS encoding RHS repeat domain-containing protein, producing the protein MSVNTNAGILQTLDYKYHIRGGLKGINLDANNNLTNSLFSYKLTYEEDGTYYDGNIRNQYWKSNIDGIQRAYQYNYDGASRITAATYGSTKAGENYALNNVNYDANGNITNLSRNGWKNNNTFGLIDNLNYTYNTNSNKILKVDDISNETASFTDATGATDYTYYADGSLKSDNNKGISLIEYNYLKLPKRIVKGSTTILYQYDATGKKLKETIGSDITDYSANKIYKNNTLYQISHDEGRIVNGEYEYNITDHLGNLRVAFRDSLGVAKITQKQDYDPFGAELQKTSYLKTNWKQSDFKFSSKESEPHIGLNDFGWRRQDPILGRMWGIDNRAEKYYSQSPMQFALNNPISVVEVDGDTTQYYDINNNSLISTINDASSLNRIKINRHIYDNVFAQYSGVDLTNQNNAFAFVGDATYLAQEIEEATGLNVLAQETGTLSMDFIGSANPDNPKEANGNLNVNSHFDDGSKLKIASYSAIGGPWGNGSPENGNYSADNLRVRNSPDGMIRNGVGFSMDLNPSFNTGRSLLRIHPDGGNYIGTQGCIGLQCTGRQLTKFYNSMNGYLQNHSNIGVSVNIEGNPNNNGRSNRRRRNNGE; encoded by the coding sequence TTGTCGGTAAACACCAATGCAGGAATATTACAAACCCTTGATTACAAATACCATATCAGAGGCGGGCTAAAAGGTATCAACCTCGACGCCAATAACAACCTAACCAATAGCCTATTTAGTTACAAACTTACCTACGAAGAAGACGGTACTTACTACGACGGAAATATCAGAAATCAATACTGGAAAAGCAATATCGACGGTATCCAAAGAGCCTACCAATACAACTACGACGGGGCTTCGCGTATCACCGCTGCCACTTATGGAAGTACCAAAGCTGGTGAAAACTATGCCCTAAATAATGTAAATTATGATGCCAATGGCAATATTACCAATCTATCAAGAAATGGATGGAAAAATAACAATACCTTTGGTTTGATTGATAACTTGAATTATACTTATAATACCAACTCCAACAAAATTCTAAAGGTAGATGATATAAGTAATGAAACAGCCAGTTTTACCGATGCAACAGGAGCTACTGATTATACTTACTATGCTGATGGCTCTTTAAAATCAGACAATAATAAAGGTATTTCACTCATTGAATACAACTATTTAAAGTTACCTAAAAGAATCGTAAAAGGCTCAACTACGATTTTATACCAATACGATGCCACAGGCAAAAAATTAAAAGAAACCATTGGTTCAGATATTACCGATTATTCAGCCAATAAGATTTATAAAAACAATACCTTATATCAGATTTCGCACGACGAGGGTAGAATCGTAAACGGTGAATATGAATACAATATCACTGACCATTTAGGTAATCTAAGAGTAGCGTTTAGAGATTCTTTGGGCGTGGCTAAAATAACGCAGAAGCAGGATTATGACCCATTTGGAGCAGAATTACAAAAAACAAGCTATTTAAAAACAAATTGGAAACAATCGGATTTTAAATTTAGTAGTAAGGAATCTGAGCCACATATTGGATTAAATGATTTTGGTTGGAGAAGACAAGACCCAATTTTAGGGCGTATGTGGGGAATTGACAATAGAGCAGAAAAGTATTATAGTCAAAGTCCTATGCAGTTTGCTTTGAACAATCCAATTTCTGTTGTTGAAGTTGATGGTGATACGACTCAATATTATGACATTAATAACAATAGTTTAATATCAACAATTAATGATGCTTCTTCATTAAACAGAATAAAGATAAATCGTCATATTTACGATAATGTTTTTGCACAATATAGTGGCGTTGATTTGACTAATCAGAATAATGCTTTTGCTTTTGTTGGGGATGCTACATATTTAGCACAAGAGATTGAAGAAGCAACAGGGCTTAATGTTTTAGCCCAAGAAACAGGTACATTATCAATGGATTTCATAGGTAGTGCTAATCCTGATAATCCTAAAGAAGCTAATGGAAATCTAAATGTAAATTCTCACTTTGATGATGGTAGTAAATTGAAAATTGCGAGTTATTCAGCAATAGGAGGCCCTTGGGGTAATGGTTCTCCTGAAAATGGGAATTACAGTGCTGATAATCTAAGGGTTAGAAACTCTCCAGATGGAATGATTAGAAATGGGGTTGGTTTTAGTATGGATTTGAACCCTTCATTTAATACAGGAAGAAGTCTTTTGCGGATTCATCCAGACGGAGGAAATTATATTGGAACTCAGGGATGTATAGGGTTACAATGTACTGGACGACAGTTGACTAAATTTTATAATTCTATGAATGGATATTTACAAAACCATTCAAATATAGGTGTTAGCGTAAATATTGAAGGAAATCCAAATAATAATGGGCGTTCAAACCGACGAAGAAGAAACAATGGAGAATAA
- a CDS encoding DUF6443 domain-containing protein encodes MKPLLLAILLLCVTFSSIYAQKAKADSVNIPKDTVTNVVTANGILDLVPQLTPKSPNVAALGRYAEYPVSMFTGLPSIEIPIFTIDVNGISVPIKLSYHASGHKVTDVASFVGLGWALQFSGSITRQAKGLPDEINAGLLGKNIPIDIQASLGASCYNQDVQFTYQQMAENNIDTERDIFSVNIPNKSNQFILRNLTDYQWLNPEVSKIKFTKSTNNSNSFFELTDESGTQYLFDEPEVTNGIGISAWLLKKIQGVRPQDKILFEYYAGSSYTRTHDIMEALTINDNGTGSVPSGVPMFTPSSSPPIPDLISINNAVEQKLPRFIYFPMGKIEFVLETNDRQDGLGKALDKIKVYAYNVSTQTYLLSKSYDLVYLYRNRQDNTPVLFLDEVRMLDNTDTEIGKYQFSYHTAVALPSVQSKSKDFWGYYNGINNTTLIPAQNIPMVYQNAYPNTGTLAIGGGNRESREDFMKAWIIARIAYPTGGYTDFEFEANRYFDGTAQQKVGGLRIKKITNMASTTAIPVIKSYKYGQGENGNGRLRESLSLQYETKQKVIYYNTTVSGQPSSPLYTYDTRRYTSNLTGPLFPNEGSPVTYTYVTEYEDAGSANNGKTLYQFRDDTDTKITLNRGAKFFVNSKHWNRGQLLSKQVYGKDNLLKYSQFNTYLVMASGNTPDFCGRLLQLQNIYQNFRPNYAQGASICYYNTDDATPAQTYFFGYGTTKLVKSEEFFYDNQDANKFTQKTSYTDYDPNFLLPRLSRTIVNAGEIRGKKFFYPFDYGTIPTSKTGELLAIRRMQEKNQLNIPIEEVSYRKNSISDNDSLVSGAKLTSFYSFEDASVSKYTLPASIYLLESQQFNILGANPYQSSASRFVANPNAYSSALPKHELYEQKVAMDSYDTQGNLTSYSISNGGRTDAFAYQQFTHDGVLLSLLTSQTQDNGGLNHQTFFTYTTPLLGVASIKAPNETFTYFEYDSFGRLKTIKDHNTNVLKEYAYSFPNRNITEWLPRTALTVVNANTPTTQALKTVSYVDGLGRELQKVLANASPDASKDIIATSLVYDAYGRPHKSFLATPSTLANGSFLADVLTPAKAFYDNDNNPFNETTLFDESPLNRPLTSFGPGSAWRTANKAINTQYNVAPANTIKRFKASLSAVFCNVEGQPSTIDYYGPNELQKKVTTSEQGKQTIEYIDLQGRTIQKEVEADNAEKLTTAYVYDLYDRLTYVVPPQAYKLFSTNKTYLLDNETASLEGLYAYKYDRKGQLIQKHIPGHSTFEQIIYDRQYRKVMSADAQDDALGYWQYIKYDKLNRPVMSGLIFLPTGTTRATIQSSFDTQTIVSEVRSSNTPSGYLNNSFPSTYNPSGDTTAAGTNIKTITFYDNHTFLPSNHYNFDATNAYHSQWSEKKGLMTGSVVRNLETNDWYKSVNYYDEKGRVIQTFNQNHLGGIDRTDFQYRFNGEILATRLTQKKPGANDLVELYEYSYDHVGRKTAFSHNSKVVAKYQYDEIGRLKTKTFAPAGSAQYSTKTGEWNDKEIWQSGNLPLANDNVTINQGHIVTIPDGQMATAAILNTIGTLKNFGTLAMGQNQSIDLYTQSYKYHIRGGLKGINLDANNNLTNSLFSYKLTYEEDGTYYDGNIRNQYWKSNIDGIQRAFQYTYDGASRITAAAYGSTKAGENYALNNVNYDANGNITNLSRNGWKNNNTFGLIDNLNYTYNTNSNKILKVDDISGETASFSDVSGNDYTYWQDGSLKSDNNKGISLIEYNYLKLPKKVVQNGVATLYQYDATGKKLKETIGSDITDYSANKIYKNNTLYQISHDEGRIVNGEYEYNITDHLGNLRVAFKDSLGIAKITQANAYGVWGEDLPTLSYQNTSNLNNFKFTGKESLQGTGYTDFGARWYDNIVPHFITQDPMAEVMFSQSSYNYCFNNPISFFDSDGMVPLPMIIRFSQRGRGISTNSWNPAHNKFRAHKGIDLKTGGVTGLSVSAAANGIVDKIGWDKKGWGRYVIIRHENGYFSLYAHLEKNGVQVRVGDQLSNGQSFARSGNTGGSTGPHLHLEFRRKQNENDSFKKSEILNPYEIDDLQVLIDDEDRKNIDIDAGFIKARDISFGNNSLPSFKLPPIIKISTNFTTGGDFNVNSVPYKNYIQEKKKNSESSPITGAHD; translated from the coding sequence ATGAAACCTTTACTATTAGCAATACTCCTATTGTGTGTTACTTTTTCGTCTATCTATGCCCAAAAAGCTAAAGCCGATTCAGTAAATATTCCCAAAGATACAGTCACAAATGTTGTGACAGCTAACGGTATCTTGGATCTAGTACCTCAGTTAACCCCTAAATCGCCCAATGTGGCAGCATTAGGGCGTTATGCCGAATATCCTGTGAGTATGTTTACGGGGCTACCCAGTATCGAAATCCCCATTTTTACCATTGATGTTAATGGTATTAGTGTTCCTATTAAATTATCTTATCATGCCAGCGGACACAAAGTAACCGATGTGGCTTCTTTTGTTGGATTGGGGTGGGCCCTCCAATTTTCGGGTTCAATAACACGCCAAGCAAAAGGGCTACCCGATGAGATTAATGCAGGATTATTGGGCAAAAATATCCCTATCGATATTCAGGCTAGCCTGGGGGCCTCATGCTACAATCAAGATGTTCAGTTTACCTATCAGCAAATGGCCGAAAACAATATTGATACCGAGAGAGATATTTTTTCGGTTAATATCCCTAACAAAAGCAACCAGTTTATTCTTCGTAATCTCACTGATTATCAATGGCTCAATCCAGAGGTGTCCAAAATTAAATTTACTAAAAGTACCAACAACAGCAATAGCTTTTTTGAGCTAACCGATGAAAGTGGTACACAATATTTGTTTGATGAACCCGAAGTTACCAATGGCATAGGTATAAGTGCTTGGTTGCTCAAAAAGATTCAAGGAGTTCGGCCACAAGACAAAATCTTATTTGAATATTATGCGGGCTCCAGTTATACCCGAACCCACGACATCATGGAAGCCCTAACCATCAATGACAATGGTACAGGGAGTGTGCCGTCGGGTGTACCCATGTTTACTCCTAGCTCTAGCCCTCCTATACCCGACCTGATTTCTATTAATAATGCCGTAGAACAAAAACTTCCTCGGTTTATTTATTTTCCTATGGGAAAAATTGAGTTTGTCTTAGAAACAAACGACAGACAAGACGGACTAGGAAAGGCTCTTGATAAAATCAAGGTATATGCTTACAATGTCTCCACGCAAACCTATCTACTAAGCAAATCCTATGATTTGGTATATCTGTACCGCAATCGTCAAGACAATACTCCTGTTTTGTTCTTAGACGAAGTTAGAATGTTGGATAATACTGATACTGAAATAGGAAAATATCAGTTTTCTTACCATACTGCTGTAGCATTGCCTAGTGTTCAATCAAAGTCGAAAGATTTTTGGGGGTATTACAACGGAATCAACAATACTACGCTAATTCCTGCCCAAAATATACCAATGGTATATCAGAATGCCTACCCCAATACTGGAACATTGGCCATTGGAGGCGGTAATCGTGAAAGCCGAGAAGACTTTATGAAAGCTTGGATTATCGCTAGAATCGCCTACCCTACTGGTGGTTATACCGATTTTGAGTTTGAAGCCAATCGGTATTTTGATGGAACAGCTCAGCAAAAAGTAGGTGGCCTTCGTATTAAAAAAATAACCAATATGGCCAGTACTACGGCCATCCCTGTTATTAAATCGTACAAATACGGACAAGGAGAAAATGGCAATGGCCGCTTAAGAGAATCCTTAAGCCTGCAATACGAAACAAAACAAAAAGTTATTTATTACAATACTACCGTGTCGGGACAGCCATCGTCACCACTTTACACCTACGATACCCGCAGGTATACCTCTAATCTTACAGGCCCACTGTTTCCCAACGAAGGTAGCCCTGTAACATATACATACGTCACTGAATACGAAGATGCTGGCTCGGCAAACAACGGAAAAACCCTTTATCAATTTAGAGACGACACCGATACCAAAATAACCTTGAACAGAGGGGCTAAATTTTTTGTGAATAGCAAACACTGGAATAGAGGACAGTTACTGAGCAAACAGGTGTATGGAAAAGACAACTTGCTCAAATATAGCCAATTCAATACCTACCTTGTTATGGCTTCGGGCAATACCCCCGATTTTTGTGGCCGTTTGTTACAACTCCAAAATATTTACCAAAACTTTAGGCCCAACTACGCTCAGGGGGCATCTATCTGTTATTACAATACCGACGATGCCACCCCTGCCCAAACCTATTTCTTTGGTTATGGCACCACCAAGTTGGTGAAATCGGAAGAATTTTTCTATGATAATCAAGATGCCAATAAATTTACCCAAAAAACTTCTTATACCGACTACGACCCTAACTTCCTGTTACCCCGTTTAAGCAGAACCATCGTAAATGCTGGCGAAATTAGGGGTAAAAAATTCTTCTATCCTTTTGACTACGGCACAATACCTACCTCCAAAACAGGGGAGCTATTGGCTATCAGAAGAATGCAGGAAAAAAACCAGTTAAATATCCCTATCGAAGAAGTAAGCTACCGCAAAAATAGTATCTCCGACAACGATTCATTGGTATCAGGGGCAAAACTTACCAGTTTTTATAGTTTTGAAGATGCCTCTGTAAGCAAGTATACCCTTCCTGCCAGTATTTATTTATTGGAAAGCCAGCAATTTAATATTTTAGGGGCTAATCCTTATCAGAGCTCAGCATCGCGTTTTGTGGCCAACCCCAACGCTTATAGCTCGGCTTTACCCAAGCACGAACTCTATGAACAAAAGGTAGCCATGGACTCTTATGATACCCAAGGCAACCTTACCAGCTATTCTATCAGCAATGGTGGACGAACAGACGCTTTTGCCTATCAACAATTCACTCATGATGGTGTCCTATTAAGCCTACTTACAAGCCAAACACAAGATAACGGAGGGCTCAACCACCAAACCTTTTTTACCTATACAACTCCCCTATTGGGTGTAGCTTCTATAAAAGCTCCCAATGAAACATTTACTTATTTTGAGTATGACTCCTTTGGAAGGCTCAAAACCATCAAAGACCATAATACCAATGTCCTCAAAGAGTATGCCTACAGCTTTCCCAACCGTAATATAACTGAGTGGCTACCAAGAACAGCCCTCACGGTAGTAAACGCAAATACCCCTACTACACAAGCCCTAAAAACCGTTAGTTATGTAGATGGACTTGGACGAGAACTCCAAAAAGTACTAGCTAATGCTTCGCCCGATGCAAGCAAAGATATTATTGCCACCAGTCTTGTATACGATGCTTACGGACGACCCCACAAAAGTTTTTTGGCAACACCTAGTACCCTTGCCAATGGGAGTTTCTTGGCCGATGTACTTACGCCTGCAAAAGCCTTTTATGATAACGACAACAACCCTTTCAACGAAACAACTCTTTTTGACGAATCGCCCTTAAACCGTCCACTCACAAGCTTTGGCCCAGGAAGTGCATGGCGAACTGCCAATAAAGCCATCAATACACAGTACAACGTTGCTCCTGCCAATACCATCAAACGGTTTAAGGCATCGTTAAGTGCTGTTTTTTGTAATGTAGAAGGGCAACCTTCTACCATTGATTATTATGGCCCCAATGAATTACAGAAAAAAGTAACAACCTCTGAACAAGGCAAACAAACCATCGAATACATCGACCTACAGGGGCGTACAATTCAAAAGGAAGTTGAAGCCGACAACGCCGAAAAACTCACAACAGCCTATGTATATGACCTTTACGATAGGCTAACCTATGTTGTACCACCACAGGCATACAAACTTTTCTCAACCAACAAAACCTATCTGCTAGACAACGAGACAGCCTCTTTAGAAGGGCTATACGCCTACAAATATGACCGCAAAGGACAGCTTATTCAAAAACATATTCCTGGCCATAGCACTTTTGAGCAAATCATTTATGACCGTCAATACCGCAAAGTAATGTCTGCCGATGCCCAAGACGACGCTTTGGGGTATTGGCAATATATCAAATACGACAAACTCAATCGACCTGTTATGTCGGGATTGATTTTTTTACCTACAGGAACCACCCGTGCTACCATCCAAAGTAGTTTTGATACACAAACCATTGTGTCGGAAGTACGTTCTAGCAACACCCCTTCTGGATACCTCAACAACTCTTTCCCTAGCACATACAACCCAAGTGGCGATACCACGGCAGCAGGCACTAATATCAAAACCATTACCTTTTACGATAACCATACCTTTTTGCCAAGCAACCACTATAATTTTGATGCCACCAATGCCTATCATTCCCAATGGTCAGAGAAAAAAGGCTTGATGACTGGCTCAGTTGTCCGAAACCTAGAAACCAACGACTGGTACAAATCTGTCAACTATTATGATGAAAAAGGAAGAGTTATTCAAACATTCAACCAAAACCATTTGGGCGGTATCGACCGTACCGATTTCCAATATCGCTTTAATGGAGAAATCCTTGCCACTAGACTCACACAAAAAAAACCAGGGGCTAATGATTTAGTAGAACTCTATGAATATTCCTACGACCACGTAGGAAGAAAAACCGCTTTTTCGCATAATAGCAAAGTTGTAGCCAAATATCAATACGATGAAATAGGGCGGTTAAAAACCAAAACATTCGCTCCCGCTGGGTCAGCCCAATACTCCACTAAAACGGGCGAATGGAATGACAAAGAAATTTGGCAATCGGGCAATCTACCTTTAGCCAACGATAACGTAACCATTAATCAAGGACATATCGTAACTATTCCTGATGGACAAATGGCAACGGCGGCTATACTCAATACTATTGGTACACTCAAAAACTTTGGTACACTAGCAATGGGACAAAACCAAAGCATAGATTTATATACCCAAAGTTACAAATACCATATCAGAGGTGGGCTAAAAGGAATCAACCTCGATGCCAATAACAACCTAACCAATAGCCTATTCAGCTATAAACTTACCTACGAAGAAGACGGTACTTACTACGACGGAAATATCAGAAACCAATATTGGAAAAGCAACATCGACGGTATCCAAAGAGCATTTCAATATACTTATGATGGAGCATCAAGAATAACCGCTGCCGCTTATGGAAGTACCAAAGCTGGTGAAAACTATGCCCTAAATAATGTAAATTATGATGCCAATGGCAATATTACCAATCTATCAAGAAACGGATGGAAAAATAACAATACCTTTGGTTTGATTGATAACTTGAATTATACTTATAATACCAACTCCAACAAAATACTAAAGGTAGATGATATAAGTGGAGAAACAGCAAGCTTTAGTGATGTTTCAGGGAATGATTACACCTACTGGCAAGATGGCTCTTTAAAATCAGACAATAATAAAGGTATTTCACTCATTGAATACAACTATTTGAAGTTACCTAAAAAGGTGGTACAAAATGGCGTAGCTACTTTGTATCAATACGATGCCACAGGCAAAAAATTAAAAGAAACGATTGGTTCTGATATTACCGATTATTCTGCCAATAAGATTTATAAAAACAATACCTTATATCAGATTTCGCACGATGAGGGTAGAATCGTAAACGGTGAGTATGAATACAATATCACAGACCATCTAGGCAATCTAAGAGTAGCCTTCAAAGATTCACTAGGCATAGCCAAGATTACACAAGCTAATGCCTACGGTGTTTGGGGGGAAGATTTGCCGACTTTGAGTTATCAAAATACCTCGAACTTAAATAACTTTAAGTTTACAGGTAAGGAAAGCTTACAAGGAACTGGCTACACCGATTTTGGAGCAAGATGGTATGATAATATTGTGCCTCACTTTATCACTCAAGACCCAATGGCGGAAGTAATGTTTAGCCAATCTTCATATAATTATTGTTTCAATAATCCTATTTCATTTTTCGATAGTGATGGTATGGTTCCCCTTCCTATGATTATTAGATTTTCACAAAGGGGCAGGGGGATTTCAACAAATTCTTGGAATCCTGCTCATAATAAATTCCGAGCCCATAAAGGAATAGATTTAAAGACAGGCGGAGTCACTGGATTAAGTGTTTCCGCAGCAGCAAATGGGATTGTTGATAAAATTGGGTGGGACAAAAAAGGGTGGGGGCGATATGTAATTATTAGACATGAAAATGGATATTTCTCATTATATGCCCATCTAGAAAAGAATGGTGTTCAAGTAAGGGTGGGCGACCAATTATCTAATGGTCAAAGTTTTGCTCGTTCAGGAAATACCGGTGGAAGTACAGGTCCCCATTTACATTTAGAATTTAGACGTAAACAAAATGAAAACGACAGTTTTAAAAAATCAGAAATATTGAACCCTTATGAAATAGACGACTTACAAGTCTTAATAGATGATGAAGACAGAAAGAATATAGATATTGATGCGGGTTTTATCAAGGCTAGAGATATTAGCTTTGGAAATAATAGCTTACCATCTTTTAAGTTACCTCCAATTATTAAAATAAGTACTAATTTTACCACGGGAGGAGACTTTAATGTAAATTCAGTGCCTTATAAAAATTATATACAAGAAAAAAAGAAAAACAGTGAAAGTAGTCCTATTACAGGTGCACATGATTAA